TTACTTCCCTGTTCGACAGCGACGACCTGATCATCACTGCCGTCGTCGAAGACAGTGCTCGACTTGAGCAGGTCGCCGGTATCTTTCCGGACTAGCGCAGGACCGGTCGTCCGCTGCCGAAGGAACTGTTCGTCGTACGTCCCGTCCTCGAAGACGGTGTGCATCATCGCAAGCGCGAGATGCACGTCTTTCCCGGGTTTGACCGGGAGCCACAGGTCGGCTTTCGATGCCGTCGTCGTGTACACTGGGTCGACCACGACGAGCTTCGCCCCGTTCTCGACGGCATCGAGCACCTCCGAGGCGTCCATCTGGAACTGGCTGGAGAAGAGGTCCGACCCCCAGACAATGATGGTGTTCGCGTTCTCCCAGTCTTCGGCTTCGTTCGTCGAGGGCAGGTAGAAGCCGGTCCCGGTGACACGGTTGAAGCCGCGGCCGACGTTCGTGTCAATTGTGGACGCAGGCTGGGTCGAGCCGAACAGAGAGGCCAGGCGGCTGAACGCCGTTCCGGACTGTCCGTAATTCCCGAATCCCACATGGAAGAGAACACTTTCTGGGCCGAAGTCTGCTTTCAACGACTGCATCTTGTCGGCGACGAGGTCGAGTGCCTCGTCCCAGGAGACGCGCTCGAACTCGGCATCCGGGCCGCGTCCGTCGGGGTTTGGCTCGTCGGGCGACCAGTCTGTGCGCTTCATCGGGTACTTCAGTCTCGTCGGGTCGTACACACGCTGGGTGTGTGAGAGGCCGAGCACACAGGCCCGCTTGTACTGCTCGTCTTCCGGCGGATGTGGCTCGACCTTCTTCACCTGGCCGTCGCGGACGTGGACGTCGATGGGGCACTTCCCGCGACAGTTCGGCGAGCAGACGGTCTGGATGACCTCGTTTTGCCCGACGTAGCTCTCGATACCGGAGTCACGGTTGGACGGCCCGGTTCCGTCTCCGCTTTCGACCAGCGTCTGGAAGAACTCGCCCCCGCCAAGACCGAGGGCAGCAGCCGCTCCGCTGGCTTTCAGTACGTCACGTCGGTAAACGCCGTCGTCGTCAGTCATCGTCGAATCCCTCAGGTTTGGTCGGCCGCTCGTCTTCACCGAACTCTGCCAGTAGCTCCTCGTGATACTTCTCGTGGAATTCGGCGTCGCTCAGTTCTCCGTTCGAGACACGAATCGCATCCCGAGCCATCCGTAGCCCCAGATCAGTGTCGTACTCGACGCCGTCAAGCATCGCTGCTGCTTCGTCTTCCCACTCATCAATCGGCGTCAACCGCGGCTGCTGTGGGTCATTCATGGCTCTAGTTACCGATTACCCTCGAAACTCGGTAGGGAGAGCGCTGTATTGTGAAGGGGTTTAAATACGGGCGGGAGTGTCACCGGGAGTCTCTGCCAGTGCGTCCAGCCCGAAAAGGCGAGTCTACGGGTCGAAGGCGGCCGTCGCGAGTTTCGATTCGACGGCGTTCAGGCGTTGAGAGAGTGCGGATTTCGAGATGTCGAGCGTGGCCGCGAGTTCGTCGAGGGTCGTCTGTCGGGGCGTCTGATAGTACCCTTCGTCCACTGCGAGTATCGCTGCTTCCCGCTGTTTTGTCGTGAGACAGGCGAGGTCGACTGTAGTGGGCTCCGACTCGGTCGCGTCGTCCTGTCGGGATGTCAGCCGTCGCAGACGCACTCGTTTCGCGGCCGATTCCAACTGGTCGACTAGCTCGCTGATGACGCTTCGGTCTGAGACGTACGTCTCGATGAAAAGCGAGTCACCGTCTACGCGCTGGGTTCGTGGAACACACCCGACCTCGCTAAAGGCGAGACAGAGACAGGCGTCCCCGACCTGATTTGTCGAGTGGAGAACCCGCTCGGTACCGGCCTCGTCGGTGACAGTCACCTCGGCGTGACAGACGCCGTCGTCGATCTGGTTCTGAGCGTTCTCGATGTCTGCATCCGGATCCGAAAGGGGGCACGAACAGTCATCGGGCAGTTCAATTTCGAACAGAACCTTGAGGGTTCGTTCTTTCGCGGTCCCCGATGTCGCCCCTGTAGGCCCGCTCTCGGATTGTCCCATTCTGATTGTCACTCGACTATCTGCGGTTAAATGGGTTTTGTCATCGCCGCCGAAATCCGCAGACTGCGGGCGTATTCTACCTGTTCTTCTATGTGGAGAATGGAGCCTCCCGAAGCCGCGGCGGCGTCACTCATTGCGTCGGTGACAGCGTTCGTCTGCTATCGGAGGATCGAAAATAACCGCCTGTACTGCTGTGCTGGGCCATAGCCGGCGATGAGTCGGCCGAGAGACACCGCCGTCAGGTGCCCGAACGGTGGTGTCACTATATTCACAAGATAAATGCCGCCTCCGCCTGATACACAGACAATGGTCCTCTCGGACGTTTTGCTTGCCCCCCTGGGACTGGCGGCTCTCCTCCTGGCGGTGCCGATAGTGGTGCTGTATCTCATCCGACCGGACCCGCAGGAACTCACGCTGCCGACGTACCAGTTTCTCGTCGCCGGAGAACGCCAGCAGTCAGCGACGCCGTTTCTCGAACGGATCTCGCGGAGCCTCCTCCTGCTGTTGCAGGTACTGGTCGTGCTGGTGCTCGCGGTCGGACTGGCGACGCCGTACGTCACCGTCTCCGAGCGGGCGACGGTCGAGGAGACGGTCATCGTCGTGGACACCAGCGCGTCCATGCAGACCGACGCCGACGGTCAGACACGCTTCCAGCGGGCCGTCGCGGCCGCCCAAGAAGAAGTAACAGGAACGACCTCCGTCGTCACGACGACCAACGGCGGCGAGGTCGTGCTCCAGCGTGGTACGCCGACGGCGGCGCAGGGGACGCTGGACGGGCTCAGCCCGACGGACGCGCCGGGAGCGCTCAGCGGCGCTATCTCGCAGGCGGCCTCGCTCGCCGGTGAGAACGCCAGAATCGTCGTCCTGAGCGACTTCGCGGGCGAGGAGTGGACCACTGCAGTCACCTCAGCGCGCGGGCGCGGCCTCTCCGTCGACCTCCAGCAGTTCGACGGCGGCGGCGACGCAAACGTCGGCTTCATCAACCGCCGGTTCTCCGGCTCGGCGGTGACGCTGTCGGTGAAAAACTACGGCGACTCGACCGTCACCCGGACCGTTCGGCTCGGCAACACCCAGCGAGAACTGCAGCTCGGACCCGACGACGTTGGCTCGGTGACGATGCCGGTCCCGGCCGGCGGGAGCGAGGCCCGGCTCAGCCCGGGCGACAGTTTCGCGACTGACGACAGCGTCTACGTCGCCGCACCGGCGGACGCGGCTGTCGACGTACTGGTGCTGACAAACGACCGGAACCGGTACCTGACCACCGCGCTGTCGGTCGTCGACCGGGTGAACGTGACGGTCAGCCAGCCGCCGACGACCATTCAGAAGAACTACGACGTCATCCTGTACAGCAACGTCGACCAGAGTTCACTGTTGCCCGGCAACGTCGAAAGCGGGCGCGAACTGGTCGAAGACGGTGGCGGCGTGGCGGTACTGGCACAGGACGACCTCCCACAGCGGTACCGGGACCTCCTCCTCATCGAGCCCGGCGAGACCCGGGCGGGCGCGACAGTGGGCCAGACGGCACAGACACAGCTCACCCGCGGCATCGACTTCCAGCCACCGGACGAGTACATCTCCGGGTCGCTGCGCTCCGGGTCGGCCCAGGTGCAACTGGGGGACGGGACGCCGCTCATCGCGACCGAGGATCGGAACGGCGGCCGCGTGATGTACTACGGCTACATCGAGGACCGGTCCAGCTTCAAGTTCAACTACCAGTACCCCGTGTTCTGGAAGCGGGCGGTGTATTATCTGGCGGACAGGGAACAACTCCCGGCGCTGAACCACGAGACCGGTGAGACCGTCCGGTTCGGTAACACCACCGTCGAGGGGCCGGCCGGCCCCGTCTCCGGGAACTCGGTCCCGCTCCAGCGAGCCGGGCTCTACCGAAGCGAGAGCCGGCAAGTGAGCGCGTCGCTGCTGGACGAGGGCGAGTCAAACACCAACGTCGGAGCGCTCGACCAGCGCTCCGGGACGGCCGGGAACCTCACCCGGACCGAACAGCGGTCGGTGCCACAGCCGCTGACCGAGTACTTCGCGCTGGGCGGGCTGATACTTGCGCTGGCCGAGGTCGGCTATCTGCGCCGACGGGGTGACCTCTGATGGCGGTGTCCTACACCCTCAGGGAGGGACTCACCGTCGGTGTCGAGCACCTGTGGCCGCTGCTCGTCCTACCGGTCGCTGTCGGCCTCCTCGCGTATCTCGTCCGGCGTGGCGACGGTGGGCCGCGGTCGGCCTCGAACCGGAGCCGCCGGCTCCTGCTTGCCAGCCGCGTGCTCATCGTCTGCCTGCTCGTCCTCGGTGCGATGGAACCGTACACCGTTCAGACCCGCGAGACGCCGGGTGAACCGGGCGTGACACTGCTGACAGACGAATCCGCGAGCATGGGTATCTATCCGAACACGACCGACGAGCTGGTACAGGATATCGAGAGCGAGGGCGTCCCGGTGACACGGGCGACCATCGGCAGCGGGTCGAACTCGCGGATCGGCGACGGCGTGGCGGCAAATCTCCAAGCAAACGGGACGGTCGTCGTCGTCTCCGACGGCCGCGTCACGGAGGGCCGGAGCCTGGCAACAGCCGCCGAGGACGCAGCCGGGCTCAACGCGACCGTCCACAGCGTCACCCCGCAGTCGCCACGCACTGAGCGAGCCGTGGCGATAGCGGGGCCGTCGACGGTGAGCCGCGGCGTCCAGTCACAGTATACCGTCTCGATGCAGGGCGTGAGCGTCCTCGAGCCCGTGCCCGTCGAAGTGACTATCGACGGTGAGAGCGTGACTGAAGGAGAACTCCGGCCGGACGGCACGCTCACCGTCGACCACACGTTCGAGGAAATCGGGTCACACCGCGTGACTGCGACGCTGTCCGGCGACGACGAGTACGCGCGAAACGACGTGTTCTACAAGAGCGTCCGCGTCGTCGAACAGCCCGACGTGCTGTACGTCTCACAGGGCGAGTATCCCCTGCGGAACTACCTCGACTCGCTGTACAACGTTTCGACGGCCTCGTCGGTCCCGGCGGACCTCGACGACTACGCCGCCGTCGTCATGCAAGACACACCGTCGGGCAATATCGGGAACGCCACCGCGCTGCAGGACTTCGTCATCAACGGCGGCGGGCTCGTCGTCGCGGGCGGTGACAACGCCTACGAGAACGGCGGCTACGAAACGTCATCAGTGGCCTCGATGCTCCCTGTCCGAGTAGGGAACGCGACGGGAGGCGAGTCGAACATCGTCATCCTCGTCGACGTGTCCGGTAGCGCCGAGGGCGGCCTCTCGATACAGAAAGCCGTCGCCCTGGACGTGCTCGACCAGCTCGGCGACGAGAACCAGGTCGGCGTCGTCGCGTTCAACCACAACGCATATCGCGTCTCGGAGATGCAAGCGCTCGGGCAGAACCGGGCGGAGACTGCCGACAAGATACGACGGCTGGAAAGCGGTGGCGCGACGGATATCGCCGTCGGGCTTCAGGGGGCCGACGAACTGCTTGGCGACCGCGAAGGGACGATCATCCTCCTCAGTGACGGCCAGGACCGGCTCGGCCCGCCGGCGGCCGTTGCCAACCAACTGGGCCGCGAAGGGACCCGCGTCGTCTCGGTCGGTGTCGGCAAGCGAGTCGGCGTCGCGACGATGCGCCAGATCGCAAGCGAGTCGGGCGGGTCGTACTTCGCCGCCGACGAGACCGAGCGGCTGCGGCTCCTCTTTGGCGGCTCCTCGCGGCGCTACCAGGGGGAGAACCTCACAATCGTCACGGAGGACACGTTCATCACCGCCGGCGTCGAGCTGACTGCGAACCCCGGCCAGGCGAACAACGTCCAGGTCAAGCCCGGGGCCGACTACCAGGTCGCCACCGCGGACGGGAAGCCGGCCATCGCCTCCTGGCGGTTCGGGCTGGGCCGCGTCGTCTCGATCACCGCCTACGACTCGGACAACACGATGGGCGGCCTGCTCGACCGGCCGGACTCGCTGGTCGTCACGAAGTCGGTCAACTACGCGGTGGGTGACCCCATGCGCACGCAGACCGGCGTCACAGCGGTCAGCGATGCTCGTGTGGGGCGTCCAACGACGCTGACCTACCAGGGCGATAGCCGCCCGGACGCGGCGAACATCTCCTTCCGCCAGATCGGCGACGGCCGGTATCGCGGCGAGTTCACGCCTCGGGAGGCGGGGTATCAGACCGCACTCGACACCGAGTACGCGGCGAACTACCCCGTTGAGTACGGAGCCTTCGGTCCGAGTGACAGCCTCGATGCGCTCGTCGAAACGACGGGCGGGCAGACCTTCAGCCCGGCCCAGGGCGAACAGATAGCCAGAGAGGCGCGCCAGAAGTCCACCCGGGTCCGGACCGTTCGGAACACCTGGGACTGGCTCGCCTTGCTCGGCGCGCTCCTGCTGTTCACCGGCGAGGTGGTCGCCCGGCGTGTTCAAGTGTACCGCGGTCGCACCTCCCTGGAGAGTGGTCTCCCGTGAGCGCAATCGGCCGCCGGATCAACCTCGGGCTCGTGGTGTTCGTCGTCCTCTCGATGGTCGGCACCGGCGGAACGACGGTGCTGTACCAGGACTCCGCGAGCGAGCTTCGCTCGCAGAATCAGGAGCTCAGACAGGAAAACGCCGAACTTCGGGGGAACCTGGACGACACCAGAAATAAACTGGAATCCACACAGACCCGTGTCGAGGAACTCCAAGAGCGACTGGAGACGCGGTCGGAGGATGTCGATCAGGTCGCGACCAACCTGAACCAGACAGAGGAGCAGTTGAACGCCACGCAGAGTCAGTTGGCAGAGACCCGGCAGTCGCTCCGCCAGAGCGAGGGCCGCGTCGATGAACTGGAGGGGACAGTCGACGACCTTCGGGACGAGCGCGACACTCTCGAGGACGAAGTCGATGACCTCGAAACGACAATCGGCGATCTGGAGGCCGAAAACGAGGAGTTAGAGGACGAACGCAACGAACTGAAGGGGCAGGTATCCGACCTGCAGGACGATATCGACAGCCTGGAATCGCGGATCGACACCCTCGAAAGCGAAATCAATGAACTCGAAAATCAGAACGAAGCGCTGAGAGACGATATCGAGACCATCTGTAACAGGATGGAGACACCGGACCCGACCTGCGAGGACTACTAATGGACGACCCCGACACAGATACCGGAGAAAACGGCGACGAAGAGCCGCCTGAAAACGGACGGGCACAGGCACGCGAACGCATGGCCGACGCCATCGCCGAGGTCAGACGCGAGGGCAAGAAGGCGGCGTTCATCTACGCCATCGTCGACGCGGTGTTGGTCTTTCTCCTGGTGAACATCTTCCTGACTGTCCTCTCGCCGACTGCACTCCCGACACAGCTGTCAGTTCCGACGGCGGTGACGGACCCGGTCGGGGCGGCTGTCGGCCGCTCGATACCTGCGCTATCGTTCCCGACGGGCGCAGTCGTCGGCATTGTCGTCGGCGCGCTCTGGTTCGTCGGCGAGTATCTGTACCGGGTCCGACAGCCACTCGTCGAGCAGTTCGAGGCGGCGAACGCGAACGTCACCGACGCGCTCCGAACGGCGC
The genomic region above belongs to Haloarcula hispanica ATCC 33960 and contains:
- a CDS encoding 4Fe-4S ferredoxin N-terminal domain-containing protein, producing MNDPQQPRLTPIDEWEDEAAAMLDGVEYDTDLGLRMARDAIRVSNGELSDAEFHEKYHEELLAEFGEDERPTKPEGFDDD
- a CDS encoding helix-turn-helix domain-containing protein encodes the protein MGQSESGPTGATSGTAKERTLKVLFEIELPDDCSCPLSDPDADIENAQNQIDDGVCHAEVTVTDEAGTERVLHSTNQVGDACLCLAFSEVGCVPRTQRVDGDSLFIETYVSDRSVISELVDQLESAAKRVRLRRLTSRQDDATESEPTTVDLACLTTKQREAAILAVDEGYYQTPRQTTLDELAATLDISKSALSQRLNAVESKLATAAFDP
- a CDS encoding vWA domain-containing protein; this encodes MVLSDVLLAPLGLAALLLAVPIVVLYLIRPDPQELTLPTYQFLVAGERQQSATPFLERISRSLLLLLQVLVVLVLAVGLATPYVTVSERATVEETVIVVDTSASMQTDADGQTRFQRAVAAAQEEVTGTTSVVTTTNGGEVVLQRGTPTAAQGTLDGLSPTDAPGALSGAISQAASLAGENARIVVLSDFAGEEWTTAVTSARGRGLSVDLQQFDGGGDANVGFINRRFSGSAVTLSVKNYGDSTVTRTVRLGNTQRELQLGPDDVGSVTMPVPAGGSEARLSPGDSFATDDSVYVAAPADAAVDVLVLTNDRNRYLTTALSVVDRVNVTVSQPPTTIQKNYDVILYSNVDQSSLLPGNVESGRELVEDGGGVAVLAQDDLPQRYRDLLLIEPGETRAGATVGQTAQTQLTRGIDFQPPDEYISGSLRSGSAQVQLGDGTPLIATEDRNGGRVMYYGYIEDRSSFKFNYQYPVFWKRAVYYLADREQLPALNHETGETVRFGNTTVEGPAGPVSGNSVPLQRAGLYRSESRQVSASLLDEGESNTNVGALDQRSGTAGNLTRTEQRSVPQPLTEYFALGGLILALAEVGYLRRRGDL
- a CDS encoding VWA domain-containing protein, with amino-acid sequence MAVSYTLREGLTVGVEHLWPLLVLPVAVGLLAYLVRRGDGGPRSASNRSRRLLLASRVLIVCLLVLGAMEPYTVQTRETPGEPGVTLLTDESASMGIYPNTTDELVQDIESEGVPVTRATIGSGSNSRIGDGVAANLQANGTVVVVSDGRVTEGRSLATAAEDAAGLNATVHSVTPQSPRTERAVAIAGPSTVSRGVQSQYTVSMQGVSVLEPVPVEVTIDGESVTEGELRPDGTLTVDHTFEEIGSHRVTATLSGDDEYARNDVFYKSVRVVEQPDVLYVSQGEYPLRNYLDSLYNVSTASSVPADLDDYAAVVMQDTPSGNIGNATALQDFVINGGGLVVAGGDNAYENGGYETSSVASMLPVRVGNATGGESNIVILVDVSGSAEGGLSIQKAVALDVLDQLGDENQVGVVAFNHNAYRVSEMQALGQNRAETADKIRRLESGGATDIAVGLQGADELLGDREGTIILLSDGQDRLGPPAAVANQLGREGTRVVSVGVGKRVGVATMRQIASESGGSYFAADETERLRLLFGGSSRRYQGENLTIVTEDTFITAGVELTANPGQANNVQVKPGADYQVATADGKPAIASWRFGLGRVVSITAYDSDNTMGGLLDRPDSLVVTKSVNYAVGDPMRTQTGVTAVSDARVGRPTTLTYQGDSRPDAANISFRQIGDGRYRGEFTPREAGYQTALDTEYAANYPVEYGAFGPSDSLDALVETTGGQTFSPAQGEQIAREARQKSTRVRTVRNTWDWLALLGALLLFTGEVVARRVQVYRGRTSLESGLP
- a CDS encoding chromosome partition protein yields the protein MSAIGRRINLGLVVFVVLSMVGTGGTTVLYQDSASELRSQNQELRQENAELRGNLDDTRNKLESTQTRVEELQERLETRSEDVDQVATNLNQTEEQLNATQSQLAETRQSLRQSEGRVDELEGTVDDLRDERDTLEDEVDDLETTIGDLEAENEELEDERNELKGQVSDLQDDIDSLESRIDTLESEINELENQNEALRDDIETICNRMETPDPTCEDY